The genomic window TTGATGATTTCATTCTGCAGATCTTCGCTCAGATCATTGAAATAATCGGAATAACCTGCCACACGAACGATCAGATCGGCGTATTTTTCAGGATATTTTTGAGCTTCACGCAATGTATCGGCATTCATCACATTGAACTGGATATGATGACCATCCATACGGAAGTAGCTTCTGATCAGGCTGGTAAACTTATTAATTCCTTCTTCATCCTGGAAGAATGAGGGGCTGAACTTCTGATTGAGCAGTGTGCCACCTGTTTTGATATGATCCATTTTGGCGGTTGTTTTAATGACTGCCGTAGGACCTTTTCTGTCGGTACCCTGTACAGGGCTGATGCCTTCCGAAAGAGGTACGGAAGCTTTCCGGCCGTCGGGCATGGCATTGATCACGCTGCCAAAGTAAACATGACTGGTGGTTGGCAACAGGTTGATGCGGAACTTGCCACCCCTGGAGGTGGGTTTTCCATTGATGGCATCGTAAAAGGCATTGAATACAGCCACTGCATGCCTGTCGGCATAGTCATCGTCATTGCCGTACTTGGGCGTTTCATAGATCAAATCGTGCCTCAATTCATCGTAACCCTCAAAATTAACCTCCATGGCTTTGAGCAATTCCTCCATGCTTGTTTTCTTTTCGTCAAACACTTTGTAACGGATGGATGATAGGTTATCGGCAATGCTTCCCATACCCACACCCTGTACATAGCTTGTATTATATTTGGCGCCACCTGCATTGTAATCTTTGGCATTGGCAATGCAATCGTCAATGATCAGAGACAGGAATGGTACAGGCATGTATTCAGCATAGATCTTTTCGATGAGGTTGTTTCCCCTCAGCTTGAGTTCTGTAAAATGGTTAAGCTGCTTTACAAAGGCTTCCATCAGCTCATCAAAGCTTTTGAAATTTTTGGGATCACCTGTGCTTAGGCCTATTTTTTTGCCTGTTCTTGGATCTACTCCGTCATTGAGGGTTACCTCAAGCACTTTGTTCAGGTTGAAATATCCGGTAAGGATATAGCTTTCCTTGCCAAAGGCTCCGGTTTCCACACAACCGCTGGCTCCTCCGTTACGTGCATCTTCTATGTCCTTTCCCTGCCTAAGCAATTCCTGTATGATGGCATCTGTATTGAAATAGGAGGGCTGGCCGAATCCTGTTTTTGTTATTTGTGCCGTGCGTTTGATCAGGCGATCAGGGCTTTTCTTGCTAACCTGCACCATGGAGCTGGGCTGTAGGATGCGCATTTCTTCAATCACATCAAGTATCAGATAACTCAGTTCATTGGTGGCATCGGCTCCCTGTTCGTTAACGCCTCCGACATTGATCAATGCAAAATCGGTATAAGTACTGCTTTCCTGGGCAGTTACGCCAACCTTTGGGGGGGACGGGTGGTTGTTAAATTTCAGCCAGAATGATTCCAGCAGTTCCTTTGCCTGATCTTTGGTGAGTGACTGATTCTCTATTTCTTTCCTGTAATGAGGATACAAATGCTGATCCAACCGTCCGGGATTAAAGGAATCCCATGGGTTGAGCTCTGTTATTACACCCTGATGAATGAACCAATAATGCTGCAAGGCTTCATGAAAAGTTGACGGGGCATGGGCGGACACACGCTTGCATACGCGAGCCATCTCTTCAAGCTCTGCTTTTCTCTTGCTGTCACCGGTTTGTTTAGACAGTTCCAAGAGCTTTTCACTGTACCTCTCAGCATAGGCAATGAGCGCATTGGCTACAATGCGCATAGCTTTTAATTCTTCTTTCTTGTCAAAGGCTTCCGGGTCATTCAGAAAATCGATTTTGGCTTCTGCCTCATCAATCTCATCGATCATATCCAGTATTCCATTTTGGAAAGCTTTCTTGCCGGCAACGGTATGGCCGGGAGCACGTTGTTCCTGGAATTCAGTGTAAACGCCTGCTTCATAAGCATCTATCCATTCCTGGCCGATGAGTTTGAATATCCGTTCCCTGTTGGTCTTTCCTTCCCAATAGGGTAGGATGATGTCCTTGTAGGCTTTACGTGTTTCTTCATCTACCTTGAAAGAGACTTTCTCTCTGGAGTCAAGTATATCCAGGTCTTCCACGGTATGTAAGGTGATTTCAGGGTAGGTTGGAGTGGCTTTCGGGGCCGGTCCGCGTTCACCTACAATCAACTCGCCATCGTTCACACATAACTCTTTGTTTTTCATGATGTACTCGAAAGCCAATGCCCGTTGAACGGGTATGGATACTTCCTTTGCCCGGTCACTTTTGTAAAATTCAGTGACCAGAAGCGCCCGCTCCGCTGTAATCCTGTTGACAGCATTCAGGCTCTGTTCTCTTAATTTCTGTATTCTATCGTTCATAATCCAATGTTTTTTTAACCGCCAATTTTAACTTCGAATCCCAATGATTCAAATTCTTCTTGTATTCGCTCGGGTTCGCCATCCTGAAGTTTTTGTTCCCCCATTTTGTTCTCTTTATTAAAACGTTTGTACTTACCTTTAGATATATCATAGTAGGGGAGAATATCTATGCGGCGAACCTTATTTAATTTGGTCAAATAACTCTTTATTTGTTCCAGGTTGGTTGAAGTATTCGTGATTCCCGGAATGATGGGGAAACGAATATACATATTCCGCCCAGTGTCGTTCAAAAACTCCAGGTTTTCAAGGATCAAATGGCTGGGAACCCCCGTGTACTTTTTATGCAGTTCGTTATCAATAAGTTTCAGATCGAATAGTATCAAATCGATGTTGGGCAACACTTCGATCAATGTGCCTTGATCTGAAAATCCACTGGTGTCAAGGGCTGTATGGATATCGGCTTCCTTGCATTTTGCCGTTACCTCATTCAGAAAATCGGGCTGCATAAGAGGTTCACCCCCTGAAAAAGTTACTCCTCCGCCAGAATCTTCATAAAAAATTCTATCGCCCTCTATGGTCTTTAAAAGTTCCTCGGAATCGATATAGTAACCAATTGCCTGCTTTCTTTTAAAGGTTTTATCTTCCAGTTTAGTCTTCCTGATGTAGTATTCTATGTTAGTTGATTGACTTTCAGGATTGTGGCACCACCAGCAAGAAAGGGGACACCCCTTGAAAAATACGGTTTGCCTTATGCCCGGACCGTCGTGTATAGCATAATGTTTGATATCAAAGATCAAACCTTTCATAAAATGATGAGATTTAATAGTTTAGTGACTGCATTTAGCTAAATAGAATCTGGTAAGTTCTTCAGCAAATCCAGCATTCATACAGCCCTTTTCCGTAAGGATGATACTTGGTATGGATGGTAAATGAAATGTTGTACATATCCAACATATTATATGGTAGCAAATGTAATAAAATATTTGGAAAATGTCAATTTATTGATTTTTGTTTAGGTACTCAGAAAAAAATTCAATCCATGCTTTGACAATGAAGATAAACTAGCTCAATAGCTTTTATACCACAAGTAAAATATTTTACTGTGCCATTTCAATTATCTTAAGATATGTGTTTTGTCTGGTGCTTCCTTTCTTTATTTAATGGGGTTTTCCCTGATTCACGGAACAGGGCATCCCCAGCCGGTTGTCAGCAAAGTCTTATTTGAAGTGGTTTTGAAACCAACTCTAATAGCTCATTTTGATTAAGTTGGTTTTCTGTAAGAAAATTAAATATCTATTGCCATAGATATTTAATCGAACATTTAAAGGTTTTATTCACCAGGATATTAATTGTCTGGCTGGCTTCAACCAATTGGTTAATAATGTGGGCGATCTGCAAACACTGATAATAGTTTTTCATGGCTGTAAAGCTAACCCGGAAAAAATTGTGCTCAAGGGCATAACCTTAATTTTTCTGAGCATTGAAGTCTTCGTTTTCTATTTTTTGGCGTAGTCTGCCGGTAAAGCTGATACCATCACAACTCGTATTATCCACCGGTAATTGGTAAGATATACGAAACGCTGGGTGGTGATTTGACCGGAATTTACATTAACTAGTGTAGTGACCTTGAATTTCGTTTAGTAAAATTAAAGCTAATAAGAAGATATACTCTACATCATAGAACTCAATTAAACTATAATAACTTTGCGGTTATAACACTAGGGTTTCATTACATTCTATATAATTTACCCGCTGTTCACGGTATGGTAAGTCTGTTAGCCAATGATAATGAAGGTCTGTACGGGTGTTTTTGCCTGCCCGT from Bacteroidales bacterium includes these protein-coding regions:
- a CDS encoding glycyl-radical enzyme activating protein — protein: MKGLIFDIKHYAIHDGPGIRQTVFFKGCPLSCWWCHNPESQSTNIEYYIRKTKLEDKTFKRKQAIGYYIDSEELLKTIEGDRIFYEDSGGGVTFSGGEPLMQPDFLNEVTAKCKEADIHTALDTSGFSDQGTLIEVLPNIDLILFDLKLIDNELHKKYTGVPSHLILENLEFLNDTGRNMYIRFPIIPGITNTSTNLEQIKSYLTKLNKVRRIDILPYYDISKGKYKRFNKENKMGEQKLQDGEPERIQEEFESLGFEVKIGG
- a CDS encoding glycyl radical protein encodes the protein MNDRIQKLREQSLNAVNRITAERALLVTEFYKSDRAKEVSIPVQRALAFEYIMKNKELCVNDGELIVGERGPAPKATPTYPEITLHTVEDLDILDSREKVSFKVDEETRKAYKDIILPYWEGKTNRERIFKLIGQEWIDAYEAGVYTEFQEQRAPGHTVAGKKAFQNGILDMIDEIDEAEAKIDFLNDPEAFDKKEELKAMRIVANALIAYAERYSEKLLELSKQTGDSKRKAELEEMARVCKRVSAHAPSTFHEALQHYWFIHQGVITELNPWDSFNPGRLDQHLYPHYRKEIENQSLTKDQAKELLESFWLKFNNHPSPPKVGVTAQESSTYTDFALINVGGVNEQGADATNELSYLILDVIEEMRILQPSSMVQVSKKSPDRLIKRTAQITKTGFGQPSYFNTDAIIQELLRQGKDIEDARNGGASGCVETGAFGKESYILTGYFNLNKVLEVTLNDGVDPRTGKKIGLSTGDPKNFKSFDELMEAFVKQLNHFTELKLRGNNLIEKIYAEYMPVPFLSLIIDDCIANAKDYNAGGAKYNTSYVQGVGMGSIADNLSSIRYKVFDEKKTSMEELLKAMEVNFEGYDELRHDLIYETPKYGNDDDYADRHAVAVFNAFYDAINGKPTSRGGKFRINLLPTTSHVYFGSVINAMPDGRKASVPLSEGISPVQGTDRKGPTAVIKTTAKMDHIKTGGTLLNQKFSPSFFQDEEGINKFTSLIRSYFRMDGHHIQFNVMNADTLREAQKYPEKYADLIVRVAGYSDYFNDLSEDLQNEII